Proteins encoded in a region of the Anopheles ziemanni chromosome 2, idAnoZiCoDA_A2_x.2, whole genome shotgun sequence genome:
- the LOC131293290 gene encoding rap guanine nucleotide exchange factor 2, whose translation MTDRKLPISRPSEQSGEYGVVGISNRHHHQQHLAQHPLRQVVPTEAVGGLGGRPGIGPISAPPLPPHSAAGAASGSGSGGPALGVYPVVVGGAGSSVAALASVNSTGGTIGGGGGGGGGGGGGGGGGIAGAATISCSNNHATGTTTATISNSVKHVAPMHRLKHTNSITTNIYPELYDKGNRLSHSSDTSQADTMTSVTSSSLDSDEVDLSGLVESVVDSDEEDIAESIDSLSVRDTVRECLEKDPSDRTVDDIEVLLEFTQKLKAFTNMTFAVRRSLCSVMVFAVVEKAGTVVMNDGEELDSWSVLINGHVEIEHSTGEVEYLHYGDSFGIMPTMDKLYHRGVMRTKCDDCQFVCITQTDYYRIQHQGEDNIRKIEEDGHVVMVTELRNSTGENGTRKGYVVIRGTVERLMHQLVEDTTQTDPNYVEDFLLTFRTFINNPIDISKQLLKWFNVETTNIEDGSGGTGSTDHVDSSTAVSMGHHISLGSSDSVLCDRVTRVVLLWVNNHFTDFDTDPQMMEFLEIFESALEKKNMLEQLRLLHVYAQHNARERNVTLARSSRDEDLNFQVSGGPGGIFITRVEPKTKAYDAGLKRGDQILEVNGQSFEHVTCARALDILMGTTHLSITVKSNLWAFKGMLSSAEGGGGDSSKLKLGDLKKGLRADLLQSQKSLDLVDKAGLPQFLMPLPVRDIEYGRKDSGGASTPSSSSSSQMNNNKGGSFMTLGGKKRIQKALIKMNLLPKNTQVFQDDNINNNNNNNNSSSTNSSNNSNSSAGGNNGNSNNGSNYDGSDRSSGISVNFSSQASSISTSSITTADSDETPPTSTAAYQSNPDLRENPSTPAKAQSTEAIIPKHGGGGTLYYEELRASDFPEHILKVYKSDQTCKYLLVHKETTAHEVVMLALQEFGIHDPSSNFSLCEVSVGEGGMIKQRRLPDQLQNLAERIGLSSRYYLKTNGITETLVPDDVAPELIRESAVHFLQLNANELAIQLTLQDFAIFRQIESTEYIDDLFNLKSRYGKPMLVRFAELVNREMFWVVTEVCSEHNMMRRCKIIKQFIKIARHCKECKNFNSLFAIISGLGHAAVSRLRQTWEKLPSKYQKLFNDLQDLMDPSRNMSKYRQLIQTELNAQQPVIPFYPVVKKDLTFIHLGNDTKIENLINFEKLRMVSKEIRTLLHMCNSPYDILTMLEYKCQPPSSAMLALNQMSVPSGSGNLMLAPPSAPPPASAAAAFVHSQTVKRRKKSTAAPNPKKMFEEAQMVRRVKAYLNNMKVTTDEDELHRLSLECEAQGGTTPNTVQVRKRYPSPTLSTTSSTSSTSEGKKGALGLGMSSLSIGSASSGNSGAPKFGAASPQAVKKLLSLSEQTKTRPHQPRHPSVGSVLPPPLNTIHQHHHHHHHGGLPGGHHGSTLSHFHHGHAPTAYLHHGTGLTISPAQSPAHCCAGAGASSAVGGAAGGGGGGTVAGVGVMGPPQYPPPQGHGGGGGGFTMSSAAGGGGGAGVHLPNMLSNPPNYSTTMSMYPNGRPVMASRILESSVDAPSQIPPPMELPPESSSFRSPPNYAQTAHRRIASNNTTIPPPYPTPHQNFGASSRIIAAVGISPIAPNYVAPAVNAMSPMYSGNAGATGGGASIASSLPPAIPARLHETVGVGGAGGVLDSVPPPLPPPSLDLSAESSSVTVLSSAASEHAGNSKPNDGNDPNDESVETDCLATISTDV comes from the exons ATTACAACCAACATCTACCCAGAGCTTTATGATAAGGGAAATCGATTATCGCACTCGAGTGATACCAGCCAGGCTGATACCATGACATCGGTGACAAGCTCTTCTCTGGACTCGGACGAGGTCGATCTGTCCGGGTTGGTGGAGTCCGTGGTTGACTCGGACGAGGAAGATATTGCTGAAAGTATCGAT AGTTTAAGCGTACGTGACACGGTACGAGAATGCCTGGAAAAGGATCCGAGCGATCGTACGGTGGACGATATCGAGGTGCTGCTCGAGTTTACGCAAAAGTTGAAAGCATTCACAAACATGACGTTCGCGGTCCGGCGATCTCTCTGCTCGGTGATGGTATTCGCGGTGGTCGAAAAGGCCGGCACGGTCGTCATGAACGATGGCGAAGAGCTGGACTCGTGGAGTGTGCTCATCAATGGGCACGTGGAGATCGAACATAGCACCGGGGAGGTGGAGTATCTGCACTACGGTGACAGTTTCGGCATTATGCCAACGATGGACAAGCTGTACCATCGGGGCGTGATGCGGACCAAGTGCGATGATTGCCAGTTCGTGTGCATTACACAGACGGACTACTATCGAATACAGCACCAGGGCGAAGACAACATACGGAAGATCGAAGAGGACGGGCACGTGGTCATGGTAACCGAGCTGCGCAACAGCACCGGAGAGAATGGCACCCGCAAAGGCTACGTGGTTATCCGTGGAACGGTGGAACGGTTGATGCACCAGCTGGTGGAGGACACAACCCAGACCGATCCGAACTATGTGGAAGATTTCCTCCTCACATTCCGCACGTTTATCAACAATCCGATCGATATTTCCAAGCAGCTGCTCAAGTGGTTCAACGTGGAAACCACGAACATCGAGGATGGCAGTGGTGGTACCGGATCTACCGATCACGTGGACAGCAGTACGGCTGTCTCGATGGGTCATCACATTTCGTTGGGGTCGAGCGACAGCGTGCTTTGCGATCGAGTAACGCGAGTGGTGCTGCTCTGGGTGAACAACCATTTCACGGACTTTGACACCGACCCGCAGATGATGGAGTTTTTGGAAATCTTCGAATCGGCCCTGGAAAAGAAGAACATGCTCGAGCAGCTGCGACTGCTGCATGTGTACGCCCAACATAATGCTCGCGAGCGCAACGTAACGCTGGCGCGCAGCTCGCGGGATGAGGATTTAAACTTTCAGGTCTCGGGCGGTCCGGGTGGTATCTTCATCACACGGGTAGAGCCAAAAACGAAAGCGTACGATGCGGGGCTCAAACGGGGCGATCAAATACTGGAGGTAAATGGGCAAAGCTTCGAACACGTGACGTGCGCCCGCGCACTGGACATTCTGATGGGCACGACACATCTCAGTATTACGGTCAAGAGCAACCTATGGGCGTTCAAGGGTATGCTGTCGAGCGCGGAAGGTGGTGGCGGTGACTCGAGTAAGCTGAAGCTTGGTGACCTGAAGAAGGGACTGCGAGCGGATCTGCTGCAGTCGCAAAAGTCGCTCGATCTGGTCGACAAGGCTGGGTTGCCGCAGTTCCTCATGCCGCTACCGGTGCGTGACATCGAGTACGGGCGGAAGGACTCTGGTGGGGCGTCGACACCgtcatcctcctcctcgtcgcaGATGAACAACAACAAGGGTGGCAGCTTCATGACGCTGGGCGGCAAAAAGCGCATCCAGAAGGCACTGATCAAGATGAACCTACTGCCAAAGAATACCCAGGTCTTCCAGGATGATAATatcaataacaataataataacaataacagtAGCAGTACTAATAGCAGCAACAATAGCAACAGCAGTGCCGGTGGGAACAATGGCAACAGCAACAATGGTAGTAATTATGACGGAAGCGATCGTTCGTCGGGCATCAGCGTGAACTTTTCCTCCCAGGCGTCGTCGATATCGACCTCCTCGATCACGACGGCCGATTCGGACGAAACACCGCCGACCTCGACCGCCGCCTACCAGAGCAATCCCGATCTGCGGGAGAATCCCTCCACCCCGGCCAAAGCGCAATCGACGGAGGCGATCATCCCCAAGCACGGGGGCGGCGGCACGCTGTACTACGAGGAGCTGCGGGCGAGCGACTTTCCCGAGCACATCCTTAAGGTGTACAAGTCGGATCAAACGTGCAAGTATCTGCTGGTGCACAAGGAAACGACGGCGCATGAGGTGGTCATGCTGGCGCTGCAAGAATTCGGCATACACGACCCGAGTTCGAACTTTTCCCTGTGCGAGGTGAGCGTCGGCGAGGGTGGTATGATCAAGCAGCGCCGGTTGCCCGATCAGCTGCAGAACCTGGCCGAGCGGATCGGGCTGAGCTCGCGTTACTACCTGAAAACGAACGGCATCACCGAGACGCTCGTGCCAGACGACGTGGCGCCTGAGTTGATTCGCGAAAGTGCGGTACACTTTTTGCAGCTGAACGCGAACGAGCTGGCGATTCAGCTGACCCTGCAGGACTTTGCCATCTTTCGGCAGATCGAGTCGACCGAGTACATCGATGATCTGTTCAATCTGAAGAGCCGGTATGGGAAGCCAATGCTGGTGCGGTTCGCGGAGCTGGTCAACAGGGAGATGTTCTGGGTGGTGACGGAGGTGTGCAGCGAGCATAACATGATGCGCCGGTGCAAGATCATCAAGCAGTTCATCAAGATCGCACGCCACTGCAAGGAGTGCAAGAATTTCAACAGTCTGTTTGCGATCATCAGCGGGTTGGGTCATGCGGCCGTTAGTCGGCTGCGGCAAACGTGGGAGAAGCTGCCGTCAAAGTACCAGAAACTGTTTAACGACCTGCAGGACCTGATGGACCCGTCGCGCAACATGTCAAAGTACCGGCAGCTCATCCAGACGGAGCTAAACGCCCAGCAGCCCGTCATTCCGTTCTATCCGGTTGTCAAGAAAGATCTCACCTTTATTCATCTCGGTAACGATACGAAGATCGAGAATCTTATCAACTTCGAGAAGCTGCGCATGGTGTCGAAGGAAATTCGGACGCTGCTGCACATGTGCAACTCACCGTACGACATTCTGACGATGCTCGAGTACAAATGTCAGCCACCCAGTTCGGCCATGCTCGCCCTGAACCAGATGTCGGTACCGTCGGGCAGCGGGAATCTGATGCTTGCTCCACCAtccgcaccaccaccggcctCGGCTGCGGCCGCCTTCGTCCACAGCCAGACGGTAAAGCGGAGGAAAAAATCAACGGCCGCACCGAATCCGAAGAAGATGTTCGAGGAGGCGCAGATGGTGCGGCGTGTGAAGGCGTACCTGAACAACATGAAGGTCACGACGGACGAGGACGAACTGCATCGATTGTCGCTGGAGTGTGAGGCGCAGGGTGGTACGACCCCGAACACGGTGCAGGTGCGCAAACGGTATCCCTCACCGACGCTCTCCACCACCTCGAGCACGAGTTCGACGAGCGAGGGCAAAAAGGGTGCCCTAGGGTTGGGCATGAGCAGTCTGTCGATCGGTAGTGCGAGCAGTGGGAACAGTGGAGCACCGAAGTTTGGTGCCGCCTCGCCACAGGCCGTCAAAAAGCTGCTATCACTGTCGgagcaaacgaaaacaaggCCCCATCAACCGAGACATCCATCGGTAGGTTCGGTATTGCCACCGCCGTTGAACACgatccaccagcaccaccatcatcaccatcatggCGGGCTACCTGGTGGGCATCACGGCAGTACCCTCTCTCATTTCCACCACGGACACGCCCCGACGGCCTATTTGCATCACGGCACTGGTCTAACGATAAGTCCTGCGCAATCGCCGGCACACTGTTGCGCCGGTGCTGGTGCTAGCTCGGCGGTAGGAGGTGCcgctggtggaggtggtggaggtaCTGTGGCTGGGGTAGGTGTAATGGGACCACCGCAGTATCCGCCGCCGCAGGGTCACGGAGGTGGCGGAGGAGGATTTACAATGTCCTCGGCGGCcggcggaggtggtggagCTGGTGTCCATTTACCGAACATGCTGTCGAATCCACCGAACTACAGCACCACCATGTCGATGTACCCGAACGGGCGGCCTGTCATGGCTAGCCGGATACTGGAGAGCTCCGTCGATGCACCTAGTCAAATTCCACCCCCAATGGAACTGCCCCCGGAGAGTAGCTCGTTCAGAAGTCCCCCCAACTACG CTCAAACAGCCCATCGAAGGATAGCGAGCAATAATACCACAATCCCGCCACCCTACCCAACGCCGCACCAAAATTTTGGTGCCTCCTCGAGGATCATCGCCGCCGTCGGGATTTCCCCGATTGCACCGAACTACGTGGCACCGGCCGTCAACGCCATGTCGCCCATGTACAGTGGCAACGCCGGTGCGACCGGCGGTGGGGCATCGATTGCGTCGAGTTTACCTCCGGCAATCCCGGCTCGACTACACGAAACGGTCGGTGTAGGTGGGGCGGGCGGTGTGCTCGATTCGGTCCCACCACCGTTACCGCCGCCAAGTTTGGACCTGTCCGCCGAGAGCAGTTCCGTGACGGTGCTTAGCAGTGCCGCTTCCG AGCACGCTGGTAATTCAAAGCCAAACGACGGTAACGACCCGAACGACGAATCCGTTGAAACGGATTGCCTGGCAACGATTTCAACGGACGTTTAA
- the LOC131282170 gene encoding uncharacterized protein LOC131282170: MASGSVSVSTGTKTTNKTGITGTSGAGVTTAGGGGANRKKSGPKFELSDEQRQDIKEAFDLFDSEGTGMIDTKELKVAIRALGFEPKKEEIKKMIAEIDKDGSGKLSFDDFVQLMTVKMAEKDSKEEILKAFRLFDDDETGTISFKNLKRVAKELGENLTDEELQEMIDEADRDGDGEVNQEEFLRIMKKTSLY; the protein is encoded by the exons ATG gcaTCTGGATCCGTATCCGTTTCCACAGGAACAAAAACTACCAACAAAACGGGTATCACCGGAACGTCCGGCGCCGGGGTAACCACGGCCGGTGGCGGTGGGGCCAACCGTAAAAAATCCGGCCCGAAGTTCGAGCTGTCCGACGAGCAGCGGCAGGACATCAAGGAAGCATTCGATCTGTTCGACTCGGAGGGTACTGGCATGATCGACACGAAGGAGCTCAAAGTGGCCATCCGAGCACTCGGGTTCGAGCCGAAGAAGGAGGAAATCAAAAAGATGATCGCCGAAATCGACAAAGACGGCTCCGGGAAGCTGTCGTTCGATGACTTTGTCCAGCTGATGACCGTTAAAATGGCGGAGAAGGACTCGAAGGAGGAGATACTGAAAGCGTTCCGGTtgttcgacgacgacgagacaGGGACCATTTCGTTCAAGAACCTTAAACGGGTGGCCAAAGAATTGGGTGAGAATTTGACCGACGAGGAGCTGCAGGAAATGATCGACGAAGCCGACCGGGACGGCGATGGGGAGGTGAACCAGGAGGAGTTTTTAAGGATCATGAAGAAAACGAGCCTCTACTAA